One Cellulomonas sp. Y8 DNA segment encodes these proteins:
- a CDS encoding ABC transporter ATP-binding protein, which yields MPRIGTVRPRQPADVRVAGLGKQYPTRSGGSVAAMADVDLEVPAGEFVCVVGASGCGKSTLLRILAGFEDATSGTVAVAGAPVTGPDPERGVVFQDYGLFPWLSVRENIAYGPKQARLQRSVVAERTDRFLAAVGLTRFADTYPSELSGGMQQRVAIARVLANDPSLLLMDEPFGALDALTRSTLQGELSRIHRETGTTVLFVTHSIEEAVFLADRVVVMAGGASHGVPGHVKQIVPIDLAGERDVTSAEFNALKRRISALVHEEVAAQAA from the coding sequence ATGCCCCGCATCGGCACCGTCCGCCCCCGCCAGCCCGCCGACGTGCGCGTCGCCGGTCTCGGCAAGCAGTACCCCACCCGGTCCGGCGGCTCCGTGGCCGCGATGGCCGACGTCGACCTCGAGGTCCCGGCCGGCGAGTTCGTCTGCGTGGTCGGCGCGTCCGGCTGCGGCAAGAGCACGCTGCTGCGGATCCTCGCCGGCTTCGAGGACGCGACGTCCGGCACCGTCGCGGTCGCCGGCGCCCCGGTCACCGGGCCCGACCCGGAGCGCGGCGTCGTGTTCCAGGACTACGGGCTCTTCCCGTGGCTGTCCGTCCGGGAGAACATCGCGTACGGCCCGAAGCAGGCCCGGCTGCAGCGCTCCGTCGTGGCCGAGCGCACCGACCGGTTCCTCGCCGCCGTCGGCCTGACCCGGTTCGCGGACACGTACCCGAGCGAGCTGTCCGGCGGCATGCAGCAGCGCGTCGCCATCGCCCGGGTGCTCGCCAACGACCCGTCCCTGCTGCTGATGGACGAGCCGTTCGGCGCGCTCGACGCCCTCACCCGGTCGACGCTGCAGGGCGAGCTCTCCCGGATCCACCGGGAGACCGGCACGACCGTCCTGTTCGTCACGCACTCCATCGAGGAGGCCGTGTTCCTCGCCGACCGCGTCGTGGTGATGGCGGGCGGCGCGTCGCACGGGGTCCCGGGCCACGTGAAGCAGATCGTCCCGATCGACCTCGCGGGCGAGCGGGACGTGACCTCCGCGGAGTTCAACGCCCTGAAGCGCCGGATCTCCGCCCTGGTCCACGAGGAGGTCGCGGCCCAGGCGGCGTGA
- a CDS encoding ABC transporter permease translates to MTSTEATPAAPATATAPPAGAARTAASAAPATARPERPARRRPRVGPLLLALPVPALVLVLWTVGVQQAWELPFGIKMGFLPTPLEVGRRLVDLAVGGIVDDAFSGTLLAHLWASTQRVLAGFALAVALAVPLGVVMGRFSLAFRMLEPTVNLARPIPVTAWAPLTLLIIGYGDGSAIFLVFLAAFFPVLLNTIAGVRQVPVRLLEAAAMLGTKKAQVLYKVVLPASMRSIASGLRVALGLAWVILVVGETVGINTGLGAMITQARDQSKTDLIVAGMVVIGLCGFVADRLLTGLLALATRGRPTLT, encoded by the coding sequence ATGACCAGCACCGAGGCCACCCCGGCCGCCCCGGCGACCGCCACCGCGCCGCCCGCCGGCGCCGCGCGGACCGCCGCGTCCGCCGCCCCGGCGACGGCGCGCCCGGAGCGCCCCGCCCGTCGCCGCCCCCGCGTCGGCCCGCTCCTGCTCGCGCTGCCCGTGCCCGCGCTCGTCCTCGTCCTGTGGACCGTCGGCGTGCAGCAGGCGTGGGAGCTGCCGTTCGGCATCAAGATGGGCTTCCTGCCCACCCCGTTGGAGGTCGGCCGCCGGCTGGTCGACCTGGCGGTGGGCGGCATCGTGGACGACGCGTTCAGCGGCACCCTGCTCGCCCACCTGTGGGCGTCGACGCAGCGCGTGCTCGCCGGCTTCGCCCTGGCGGTCGCCCTGGCGGTGCCGCTCGGCGTCGTCATGGGCCGGTTCTCGCTCGCGTTCCGGATGCTGGAGCCGACCGTCAACCTGGCCCGGCCGATCCCCGTCACCGCGTGGGCGCCGCTGACGCTGCTGATCATCGGCTACGGCGACGGCTCCGCGATCTTCCTGGTGTTCCTCGCGGCGTTCTTCCCGGTGCTGCTCAACACGATCGCCGGCGTGCGCCAGGTGCCGGTGCGGCTCCTGGAGGCGGCCGCGATGCTCGGCACCAAGAAGGCCCAGGTCCTCTACAAGGTGGTGCTGCCCGCCTCGATGCGGTCGATCGCGAGCGGGCTGCGCGTGGCCCTCGGCCTGGCGTGGGTGATCCTCGTGGTCGGCGAGACCGTCGGCATCAACACCGGGCTCGGCGCCATGATCACGCAGGCCCGCGACCAGTCGAAGACCGACCTGATCGTCGCCGGGATGGTCGTCATCGGCCTGTGCGGCTTCGTGGCCGACCGCCTGCTCACCGGCCTCCTCGCGCTCGCGACCCGCGGCCGCCCCACCCTGACCTGA
- a CDS encoding ABC transporter substrate-binding protein, whose protein sequence is MTASAVLLVAGLAACSPDSAGAAPADGDGPTVVTVGTLKGQPHLYAPFLYADLAPEGVEFEVVQFDTSPDIKNAVVSSGNIDFGVAGVPSAVSGAAAGQDVVVVAAAADGGSGIIGREGLDGVESLAGLTVGYPQGSSQEILLRLTLEATGMDADSDLELVNLPFSDMAGALAAGRIDAFASAELGPSTALQAGAVEVASPYDTPVGRVNIGLYTTGELVESDPELVQQVVDTHVRATEQMAADPQAWADGVVAEFGIDQAVVDTAVQNIWPRWEIDDEYAAQVGALVEQMALLKQIDGEVDVDALLDTTFVEATEAGGDS, encoded by the coding sequence GTGACCGCCTCCGCCGTCCTGCTCGTCGCCGGCCTCGCCGCCTGCTCCCCCGACTCCGCGGGCGCCGCCCCGGCCGACGGCGACGGCCCCACCGTGGTCACCGTCGGCACCCTCAAGGGCCAGCCGCACCTCTACGCCCCGTTCCTCTACGCGGACCTGGCGCCGGAGGGAGTCGAGTTCGAGGTCGTGCAGTTCGACACCTCGCCCGACATCAAGAACGCCGTGGTCAGCAGCGGCAACATCGACTTCGGCGTCGCCGGCGTGCCGTCCGCGGTGTCCGGCGCGGCCGCGGGCCAGGACGTCGTCGTGGTCGCCGCGGCGGCCGACGGCGGCTCCGGCATCATCGGCCGCGAGGGCCTGGACGGCGTCGAGTCGCTGGCCGGCCTGACGGTCGGGTACCCGCAGGGCTCGTCGCAGGAGATCCTGCTCCGCCTCACCCTCGAGGCAACCGGGATGGACGCCGACTCCGACCTCGAGCTCGTCAACCTGCCGTTCTCCGACATGGCCGGCGCGCTGGCGGCCGGGCGGATCGACGCGTTCGCCTCCGCCGAGCTGGGCCCGTCGACCGCGCTGCAGGCCGGCGCCGTCGAGGTGGCCTCGCCGTACGACACCCCGGTGGGCCGCGTGAACATCGGCCTGTACACGACCGGCGAGCTCGTCGAGAGCGACCCCGAGCTGGTGCAGCAGGTCGTCGACACGCACGTGCGGGCCACCGAGCAGATGGCCGCCGACCCGCAGGCCTGGGCCGACGGCGTGGTCGCCGAGTTCGGCATCGACCAGGCCGTCGTCGACACCGCGGTGCAGAACATCTGGCCGCGCTGGGAGATCGACGACGAGTACGCGGCCCAGGTCGGCGCACTCGTCGAGCAGATGGCCCTGCTGAAGCAGATCGACGGCGAGGTCGACGTGGACGCGCTGCTCGACACCACGTTCGTCGAGGCCACCGAGGCCGGCGGCGACTCCTGA
- the atzF gene encoding allophanate hydrolase, with the protein MTATTTTPTTGGTALDRVDRAFAALDAAGRPDVWTLVRDRADVEDEARAVDARLAAGEALPLAGLVLAVKDNIDVAGLPTTAAHPAHQVVAARSATVVDLLRAAGAVVLGKTNLDQFATGLTGSRSPYGAVASAVAPDRVSGGSSSGSAVAVALGIADLALGTDTAGSGRVPAAFNRVVGIKPTLGLVPKDGVVPACASYDCVTVLAQDLDLARRAMAVMAAPSALDPSSRTWPADVRLAAPAAPVVAVPRDSDLAEVAPGVRAQFDAAVARLVEAGATTRVVDLTPFLAAARLLYGGGLVAERYAAFGAYLAEHPDGADPSVARIAADAGRVSAAEYQAARDEVAALRATALAALDGCDALVVPTAPEHPTLAEVAAAPLTTNARLGVFTNFVNLFDMAGVAMPLGPAGAGEAGATVLTRAFDDQVALDLAALLEKDGRADDAGWRPLPAADAPAPAPLPTAGVPVVVFGAHLRGQPLHPELLALGARWVGPVRTAPDYRMLALATTPAKPLVHAVAPRDRRVAGGRGVAAHARRPRPAPAVDPGAARPRPRPDRRRP; encoded by the coding sequence ATGACCGCCACGACCACCACCCCGACCACCGGCGGCACCGCCCTCGACCGCGTCGACCGCGCCTTCGCCGCCCTGGACGCGGCCGGCCGCCCCGACGTGTGGACGCTGGTCCGCGACCGCGCCGACGTCGAGGACGAGGCCCGCGCCGTCGACGCCCGGCTCGCCGCCGGAGAGGCGCTGCCGCTGGCCGGGCTGGTGCTCGCCGTCAAGGACAACATCGACGTCGCCGGCCTGCCGACCACCGCCGCGCACCCCGCGCACCAGGTCGTGGCCGCGCGGTCCGCCACCGTCGTGGACCTGCTGCGCGCCGCCGGCGCCGTCGTCCTGGGCAAGACCAACCTCGACCAGTTCGCGACCGGGCTCACCGGCAGCCGCAGCCCGTACGGCGCGGTGGCGAGCGCCGTGGCGCCGGACCGGGTGTCGGGTGGCTCGTCCTCCGGCTCGGCCGTCGCGGTCGCGCTCGGGATCGCCGACCTGGCCCTGGGGACGGACACCGCCGGCTCCGGCCGCGTCCCCGCCGCGTTCAACCGGGTCGTCGGGATCAAGCCGACGCTCGGTCTGGTGCCGAAGGACGGCGTGGTGCCGGCGTGCGCGTCGTACGACTGCGTGACGGTGCTGGCGCAGGACCTCGACCTGGCCCGGCGGGCGATGGCCGTGATGGCCGCGCCGAGCGCGCTCGACCCCTCGTCGCGCACCTGGCCCGCGGACGTCCGGCTGGCGGCCCCCGCGGCGCCGGTGGTCGCGGTGCCGCGCGACTCCGACCTCGCCGAGGTCGCCCCGGGCGTGCGGGCGCAGTTCGACGCCGCGGTCGCGCGGCTCGTCGAGGCGGGCGCCACCACCCGGGTCGTCGACCTCACGCCGTTCCTCGCCGCCGCCCGGCTGCTGTACGGCGGCGGGCTGGTCGCGGAGCGGTACGCCGCGTTCGGCGCGTACCTCGCGGAGCACCCGGACGGCGCGGACCCGTCGGTCGCCAGGATCGCCGCCGACGCCGGCCGGGTGTCCGCGGCCGAGTACCAGGCGGCGCGGGACGAGGTCGCCGCCCTGCGGGCCACGGCGCTCGCCGCGCTCGACGGGTGCGACGCCCTCGTGGTGCCGACCGCGCCGGAGCACCCGACGCTCGCGGAGGTGGCCGCCGCTCCGCTGACCACGAACGCGCGGCTCGGGGTGTTCACCAACTTCGTCAACCTGTTCGACATGGCGGGCGTCGCGATGCCGCTCGGCCCGGCCGGTGCCGGCGAGGCGGGGGCCACCGTCCTCACCCGGGCGTTCGACGACCAGGTCGCGCTCGACCTCGCCGCGCTGCTGGAGAAGGACGGCCGGGCCGACGACGCCGGGTGGCGCCCGCTGCCCGCCGCCGACGCGCCCGCGCCCGCTCCCCTGCCGACGGCGGGCGTCCCGGTCGTCGTGTTCGGCGCGCACCTCCGCGGGCAGCCGCTGCACCCGGAGCTGCTGGCGCTCGGCGCCCGCTGGGTCGGGCCGGTCCGCACCGCGCCCGACTACCGGATGCTCGCGCTCGCCACGACCCCGGCCAAGCCGCTGGTGCACGCCGTCGCCCCCCGGGACCGGCGGGTCGCTGGAGGGCGAGGAGTGGCTGCTCACGCCCGACGCCCTCGGCCGGCTCCTGCTGTCGATCCCGGCGCCGCTCGGCCTCGGCCGCGTCCGGACCGACGACGGCCGTGA